From Danio rerio strain Tuebingen ecotype United States chromosome 2, GRCz12tu, whole genome shotgun sequence:
atatatatatatatatatatatatatatatatatatatatatatatatatatatatatatatatatatatatatatatcttctaaattaacactaaaaacaaaaagttttacGTTTGAAACACATTGCACCATTACCTGCAATCAACACCACTGAAGTCTATGACCTCCCAATAGATCAGTCTAGTATCACTTGCTTAGTGAGAGGTCGTAGTTTAACGTCTTTGTTTTTCATCTCGCTGTCTTGGGTATAAAGCTTGTGCTCTCTTATGTACTCAATGACCGAGTCTGGCAACAGATATTTAACACTGTGACCTCTCCTCAGAGCTCGACGGATCTCCGTGGCGCTGATCTCATTGTGAACCCACTCCCGAACCAGGAAAATGCTTGGCCGGTGCTTGGACAACAAATCAGACTCATGTATAGCACGATCAGGCTGAAGGCTGCCACGGCTCACGCAGACCAGTCCAAATCGGCCCACAACCTCCTCGATGTGCTCATCCGTCCACAGACCAGGCACTTTAAAGGAGTCCATGAAATCAGCTCCACACAACAGCTTCAACTGAGGAacatctgaagaaaaaaaacagtaagaTTACTAGTTGTGTATAAGGTAACAGGAGTCATTAACCCTTGAGCGCTGTTGggaatgttttcatccacctTGTGGGGATGTTGAGTCttaattttgacacatattttgggaaaatgattagaaatttttaaaaatgtcaacaatacactctgggtaaATTTACCACCCTTTAtgttaacagaaaaaaaacacacattttacctcttcccaacagggaaaaccaccaacaatcaagaatacatgattatttggtgtcatgactttgcaatcaaaaaagtgtaagtataatggaagtcaaaggggccaaaacagccaccaacataaagaaagggtagtcaatttgcccatattgttgagtttttgaaaatttcaaagcatttcccCATAGTATGAGTCAAAATACGGGTCACCAAAAATCATTGCATTTTGCTGAAATACATAACAAAAGGGAACAAAACTTGAAtggtacacaagggttaaattaaAGTTAACAGTTAACAATGCTTTTTTACTTTTGGAATGTTAACCCTTGTATTGTTCAAACTTACTACCTATTCGTTATGCTTTCTTGAGAGTTAGCGATTTTCTTAGCTGGGAAGAGGTAAATGATCATTAGTTTGCACCATTTGCCCTTTAGATTTAGCCCTTTTTAAGCCAGTGCAAAAAAGTTTCTGGTTCTTATTTGGAGCTCTAtgaagtataacagcaaattatagtgtacatgcataaatacactcaCTAAATTACTCTGTTCTGTGAGATGAGgtgcttattttaattttttcagaCATATCAAGGTACTgtaagtgtgcaaaggtctctCTCAGATTGCGATCAAAAATGTGAttatgatggaagtcaatggagcaaaaacagaCCCTAACATAACGAATGGGTTGTAAATTTGCACATAGAGTAAtgttgagttgttgttttttttattcaaaacattttcccaaaatgtatgtcaaaataagGAGTCACTAAAAATctttccatttgctgaaacacagagaaagttgtggcttaattaagactcaaaatcacatCACCCCAAAGTGGATggaaacatccccaacagcacacaaaggtTATTCATTGTaaagatgtgtgtatgtgtgctttaaAACATGAGACCtgacttttttttctgtaatataaaGGCTACAACATGCTAACTAATCTATAGTATGTTGTTTTGCCTGTTTATAACATCTTCTGATGTTTAAAGCCTGTTTAGTTAAGCAATGCTGTTCTtatgctgtatttatttattataattatcagtCATTGTCAGAT
This genomic window contains:
- the nmnat3 gene encoding nicotinamide/nicotinic acid mononucleotide adenylyltransferase 3 isoform X1, with the protein product MAGRIPLVLLACGSFNPITHQHMRLFELARDHMHQTGLYRVVGGIISPVGDGYGKQGLVASKHRLAMARLALQSSDWVSVDDWESQQPDWTETVVTMRYHYGRVAAQHCCNKGPPTTSDVPQLKLLCGADFMDSFKVPGLWTDEHIEEVVGRFGLVCVSRGSLQPDRAIHESDLLSKHRPSIFLVREWVHNEISATEIRRALRRGHSVKYLLPDSVIEYIREHKLYTQDSEMKNKDVKLRPLTKQVILD
- the nmnat3 gene encoding nicotinamide/nicotinic acid mononucleotide adenylyltransferase 3 isoform X2 gives rise to the protein MARLALQSSDWVSVDDWESQQPDWTETVVTMRYHYGRVAAQHCCNKGPPTTSDVPQLKLLCGADFMDSFKVPGLWTDEHIEEVVGRFGLVCVSRGSLQPDRAIHESDLLSKHRPSIFLVREWVHNEISATEIRRALRRGHSVKYLLPDSVIEYIREHKLYTQDSEMKNKDVKLRPLTKQVILD